CAACGAGGGCAGGCCTGGGCCATGTTGGGTATGGCAACCGCAACGCGCTTGTATGACAGAAAGTCCTATGCTCAAGCAGCCCTGAATGCCTGCCGATATTGGCACGAGCGTTGGGGGAAGTTTGCGCATGGCTTTTTGACGCAAGAGTCCCCACTGAGCCCGGTAGACCGTTCAGCCTGGGCGATTGCTTCTTTGGCCATGTATGAGCTGTGGCAGATTCTGCCGGAACAGCAATGGCTGCACGAGCAATCGCGCTTGTACCTGGATGCCTTGCTGACTCCCGAGTTAAGTGAGACAGGGCGCTTTGTGGGGCATCTTTATAAAGTTGCACCGGGGCAGTCTGAACTGGTGGAATCGGCCTGCGCCAGCTTCTTTTTGCTGGAGGCCTTGCTGGCGCATTCGGCTTGATGCGCTTACAGGTCGGTTGCTTGCTTTACTGAACAGGGGCATGGCGTGTCGATAACAAACAGGCCAAAACACAGAAATGGTTTTGGCCTGCTTTGCATTTGACGATGCAGCGTATCAGGAAATCTGTAAAGATCCGGTCGCACCCATCAGCAGGTCGATCACATCCGGTGCGGTAATGATCTCAAAACGCGGGTCCATCTGCTCGGCGCTCAGGCCGTTATGCAGCATGCAGGACTTGCACACGGCCACGCGTCCACCTTGCTCCAGATACTTCTTCAACAGATCTGCGGCCGGTTCAAAGGGTGCGCCAATACTGATAGGTTCGGCGGCACCGGGTACACCCAGCGCGACTCCTTCAGCCATCAGAATCAGGCAGGCGCTATGTCCTTTCTGAACCGCATTGACCGCCATGGTCAGGGCTACGGTTACCTTATCGGGATTGCCCTGTGCATGAAACAGCGTGGATACGAAAGCAGCGGGTTTAGGCATCACAGTTCTCCTTGGTTTCGGTTCAAGACTTGAATTCGTTGAATGCTGCAACGGCATTGGCGGCGTACATCACGGACGGGCCACCGCCCATATAAATCGCCACGCTCAAGGCTTCGTGCTCTTCTTCCAGACTGGCTCCCATCTGCGCCAGATTGCTGGAAATACCTTGGGTCAGTCGCTTGTAGCTAGTTTCACTCATGCATAACTCCTGTCGTATTAACAAAAGCAAAGGAATGCTGAAATTATTGACTGCATTAATTAAGTATATGCTAAATTAATATTTATCTAAATTAATAAGCAAGAAAAGCTGGATAAACCATGATCCAAAGCAAATCGGACATCGAGCTCTTACAAGAGAGCGCTGATCAGGCCGCGGCCTTGTTGCAAGCGGTGGGCAATCCCAAACGCCTGGTGATCTTGTGTCTCTTGATTCAGCAAGGCGAGATGAGTGTAGGAGCACTGAACGAGATGGTGGCGCTAAGCCCTTCGGCCCTGTCACAGCATTTGGCGCGTATGCGCCAGGAAGGCCTGGTCAGCTACCGGCGCGAGGCGCAGACCTTGTATTACCGCATTGAGGATCCGAACGTCGCCAAGTTGATTGGCACCTTGAAAGATATTTTCTGTCCCTGAGCCTGAAGGCCGCAGGGAGCAGGGCGCATCGCCTTCCAGCCATCGCCCGACCCGTTTTTCCCTTGCTTCTTTGTTGAAAGGATTCGCCATGAAAAGCAATGTAGGTGGTTTGGATCGTATTGTTCGTATCGTTGTGGGTGTGGTGCTGATTGCGCTGGCAGCCACGCAGGTCATAGGCTGGTGGGGCTGGCTGGGCCTGATTCCCCTGATCACGGGCCTGGTCGGTTTTTGCCCGCTGTACCCCATGCTGGGTCTGAGTACCTGCCCGCTGAAAAAGCGTCAGTAAATCAGTCCCCATAGCCCAATAGCGGGCCATTCCCACCTGCTCCTTGAGAGGATTCATTCGGCTCAAGGAGCCTTTTTATTGCCTGAGAATCGGCTTTGCCCAGCGGATGCGTGGCGGCCAAAGCAAGGCGCTTGGCTGGCCTTTTCGCCAATGTATGATACAAATCTGTTCAATGTGGACATTGTTTAGGTGTATTTATGTCTGGCAACAACGCTGACACGGGCAAGAGCAAAAAGATTCTGATCATTGCTGGCCCGAACGGGGCAGGCAAGACGACGTTTGCGCGCTCTTTCCTCCCGGCCGAGGCGGAGGTGCTGCGCTTTATCAATGCAGATCTGATCGCAGCGGGCCTGTCTCCGTTTGCACCAGAAAGCGCGGCCATCAAGGCCGGTCGTTTGATGCTGGATGAGCTGAAAGAAGCGGTTCGCCTGGGCGAGAGCTTCGCGCTGGAAACGACCTTGTCTGGCCAGGGCTATGTGCGTCATATTGAAAAATGGCAGGCGCAGGGCTATCGAGTCAGCTTGTATTTTTTAAGTCTGCCCGATGCGGATATGGCGATCGCGCGGGTGGCAGAACGGGTACGTCAGGGTGGTCATAACATCCCCGAACCCGTCATTCGTCGCCGCTTTGCGGCTGGCATGAAGAACTTCCTGCATCATTATCGGGATACCGTGGATGATTGGGTTTTGTACGATAACGCAGGTAGTGTGCCAGTCCTGTTGGAGTGGGGAGAGAAAGATGAATAAAGAAGATATTTCCAAAGCAAAGAACCCGGACTTGCGGGCCTCCCTGGCCGCTCTGGAGCGTGCCGCGCAGTCGGCACGTTTTGTGGCCATGCAAACCAATACCTCGGTGGTGTTGGTGGAGAACGGCAAGATGATCAAGCTCTCTGCAGAGCAATTGCGGCAGGAAGTCTGCAAAAGCTGATGACGTTGGGATGCTATCGCTGTTCTGGCCTGCTCATACGGTACTTTTATTTCTGCTGAGCGGCCGATTTCTTGACGTGCTCAAGGGGGCGATGGGTCTTGTAGAGCGACTTGGGGTGGTCGCATGAATATCCATATAGAGCATTGAATTAGCCTGGAAGCAGGCTGGTGGACTGAGTTGCTACTGCAGTCTGCCAGGCACTCTTGCCATACAGATCGGCCTCAGACCATGCCTGCATCCTGCCCTGCATCGAGGTACTGGCTCAAGGTCGCCAAAAACTCCGAAGGTGGATAGGCAAAGGTCTTTTTAAAGGCCACTGAATACGCGCTCAGGCTTTCATAGCCGCTTTCCAGCGCCGCCTGCGTGATGGACTTGCCTTGCAGCAGAAACTGGATCGAGGCCATCAGCCGCATCTGCTGCCGCCATTTCCCCAGATTCATCCCCGTGCTTTTCAGAAAACGCCGATGCAGGGTTTTCGGCGTCAAGGCGTATTGCTGCGCCACCTCATCCATTGTTTTTTGCTGGGCGGGCGAGCGCACCAGATCTTCGCAAATCCGCCGCATCAACTCATCTTCTGGCCAGGGCAAATGAAAAGGCAGGGGATGCAGCACGCGCAGCTCTTCGATCAATAGCTGGCCCAGCAGTGCGTCTCGCAAAGGTGGGTTTTCTTGCGGAATCACCTGCACCAGTGCGGCAATCAATTCACGTACCAGTGGCGTGACATGGATCACGCAATCGTGGTCCGGCAGTTGCGCGGCCAGAATTTCATCAATAAACAGACCATGCACATTCACTGCGGTGGTGGCATTGAGCTGATGCGGCACACCGGGTCGCAACCAGACGGCGGTGGTGGGTGGCACCAGCCACTGACCGGTATCGGCCTGCACCAGCAGTACGCCTTCAGTGGCATACAAAAGATGCCCACGATGGTGGCTATGGCGGGGCACTTCATGCCCGGCCGGGTAATGCTCGATCACCCCGCTGACCAGCAAGGGCGAGGTATCGGAGTGCGACAAGTCCAGCGCCCGCCCACCGCGTTCAGGGGATGCGTAGCCCATGTTCAGAAATGTCCAAAAAGATAAAACAAATGACTATTTTTTGATAGAAAGCCAAGTGCCTTGCAGTCTAAATTGCTTTTATCGTCTTCATCAAGCATCTTGGGATTGAACCTGCTGTGACTCATTTGCACTTGCTATCGCTAGGCCTACTAGCCCTGACATCCGGTCGGGGTCCGTACGCCTGTGTGTGCGAATGGTCCTATCCTGGTTTCCCCAGACCCCGACTGTAGCCAGCTCCTTGGAGCAGGGAAGCCAGGTATGTCATTCCCTATATTCGAGGTTCTCATGCTGACTGATCCTTCCCACAAATACCGTCCCTTTCCCGTCGTCAACTTGCCCGATCGCCAGTGGCCCCAACGCACCCTGAACAAGGCGCCCGTATGGTTGTCTACCGATTTGCGTGACGGCAACCAAGCCCTGTTCGAGCCCATGAATCGCGACCGCAAATTGCGCCTGTTTCAGGAGCTGGTTCGCATTGGTTTCAAGGAAATCGAGGTGGGTTTTCCGTCTGCCTCGCAAACAGATTTTGATATCGTCCGCCAACTGATTGACGAGGGCATGATTCCGAATGACGTCACGCCCATGGTCATCACCCAGCTGCGAGAGGATCTGATTGAAACCACGGTACGCAGCGTGGCGGGGGCGCGTCGTGTGATTGTGCATTTCTACAATGCCATTGCACCGGCGTTTCGTGAAATTGTCTTTGGCATGGAAGTGCCGCAAATCATTGACATGGTGCGGCACCATGTGGAGCTGTTCAAGCGCCTGACCGCCCAGCACCCGGAAACGGAGTGGGTGTTGCAGTATTCGCCTGAAACCTTTTGCATGGCGGAACTGGATGTGTCGCTGGCTGTCTGCAATGCCGCTATCGATGCCTGGGATGCTGGTCCAGCTCGACCCATGATCATCAATCTGCCCACCACAGTAGAAGTGACGACCGCGAACGTCTTTGCCGATCAGATTGAATGGATGGATCGCCATCTGGATAGACGTGAACATATCGTCCTGTCGGTACACCCGCATAACGACCGTGGCACAGGCGTTGCTTGCGCCGAACAAGCCATGCTGGCTGGTGCGCAGCGTGTCGAGGGCTGCCTGTTCGGCAATGGCGAGCGCAGCGGCAATCTGGATGTGGTGACCTTGGCTCTGAATCTGTATACCCAGGGTATTTCGCCACACCTGGATTTCTCCGACATTTCAGCAGTGGCCCGTATCGCGGAAGAAGCAACCTCCTTGCCTATCCACCCGCGTCATCCCTATGTGGGCGATCTGGTCTTTACCGCTTTTTCCGGTTCTCATCAGGACGCGATTGCCAAGGGCTTCGCGGTGCAGAAAGAAGACGCCCCGTGGCGTGTGCCTTATCTGCCGGTTGACCCCAAGGATTTGGGCCGTACTTACGACAGCATCGTGCGTGTCAACAGCCAGTCCGGCAAAGGCGGTATCGCTTTCCTGCTGCAACGCGACTACGGCATTGTGATGCCGCGCCGCATGCAAGTGGAGTTCAGTGCCGTTGTTCAGCAGATAGCCGATTCCAGCGAAACGGAGTTGAACAGTCAGCAGATCTGGGAACTGTTTGAAACTACCTATCTGCAAGCCAATCAGCGCCAAAGCAACATAAGCTACCGTACGCATCGTCTGTTCGATGAGGCACAAGGTCAGCAAGGTATAGAGCTGCAATGCGTGAATGCCAATGGCGAGACTGAAACCTATACCGGAACAGGCAATGGCCCGATTGCGGCGACGGTGGCAGCCTTGAGTCTGCCTTTGCGTATCGACAGCTACGAGGAACGTAGCCTGGGTTCTGGTGCAGACGCCTGCGCAATGGCGATTGTGGAAGCGGTCATGCCGGGTGTGCCTGGATCGAAATTTGGCGTGGGCAAGCACGCGAATATCATTACGGCCAGTGTGATGGCGGTGATGAATGCGGCGGCGCGTTTCGAGGAGGTGGAGGCATAAGCAGCTGTCAAGCTGCGGTGGGCCGCGCTAGCTTCTGTGTGTAATACAAAGGCGCGGGCCACCTTTGACGCGTTAGTGGCTCTGAGTCAGGGGGCGACTCTGCTTGAAGAGTGCTTTACATAGTTGTCTGTGGGCAGGTCTAGATTTATCACCTGGCTTAACCAGCGTGCCACCACCTTCAGTTCATCCTCCGTAAAGCCGTCGGATAGTTGCTGATTCAAGCCCTGCAACGTTGATTTGGCCTTGATGCTGGCTTCCTCACCAGCCGGAGTCAGTGTCAGGCAAATCTTGCGCGTATCCACATCATCCGTCAGACGTTGAATCAAGCCTGCTGCCTGCATGCGTTTGGATAGCCCGGTAATCGCAGCCGGAGCCACTTGCAAGGCGCTGGCTGCTTCCCCCACCGTGACAGAGCCTTGAGAGCGAATCAAGAACAACATGCCAACTTGAGCCGCGCTGATATCTGTCCAGGCCGATGGCTGCTTCTGAATCCAGCGCTGCAAAGCCTTGTGGGCGTGGTTCAACAAAAAGACAAAGCGTGGCTGTGATTTCTGGCTCATTTTGGCGACGGCTGAAGGGGTATGGGTTAGGCGTTACGGGTTTGAGGCGGGGCCGGATTCGCTTTGTGCGATCAGCCAGTCAATCACTATAGGCCAAAGTGCCTCGGCATTGCGTTTACGAAAGAAACCCATGTGACCAATATGCGCCAAACCCAGTTTTTTATGCTCCAGTTGCAGCCTTTCTATAGGGGCTTTGCTCAGTGGTTCCAGCAGCCGGGAAATAGCTTGCGGATTGGCCCAGGGATCATCATCAAAACCCAGAACCAGCAAGGGAATATCGACCTGGCTGGCGCGTTTTTTGGCATCCAGCTGTGGATCGTCATAAAAATAATGGGGCTTTTGTGTCCAGCGGCTCCATTGCTGCATGACACCCCGCGGAAGGTTCTCGCCAAAGCCCAAACGCCGAGTCGGCATATAGCCGCAAAGGCCGCAAAGCACAGGAGTGAGCACCCGCATGATCAAGCCCACCCGGAAGCGCTCCATGGGCTTTTCGATCAAAGCGGTAATCCCCGCATGAGACGCAATCATGACGGCAGCTTTCACGGAACGTGTCGCGGGAGAGATAGCAATCGCATGCCCACCAACGCTATGACCAATGGCCAAAATGGGCAGACCTTCAAAGTGATGAGCAAGCCAATCCGTGACGTAAACCGCATCCTCCAGCATCCAGTCGGACATGGAGACATCGCATTGCCGAATGTCCTTCTGACGAGATCGGCCTATGCCCCGGTAGTCGTAGCTCAGAACAATGAAACCCAGGCTGTTCAGATGCTCAGCAAAAGGACGATAAAAATCCTGTGGAACGGCTGTGGCGGGGTGGATGATGATGCTCGCTTTGGCATCAGCAGCAGGCCATAAGGTTGCACTGATCGGGTCCTTGCCAGCTTGCTGGATCGTCACCTGTTGCATGTTTACCTCTGATTTTATTTAACGTGTTAATAATAAAAGTAGAGTATGAAAACATCAACATAGGTTTGGGTAGCATGATTTTTTTGGTGGGTTGTAGTATTGTTTTTGGATTATTTGTTATTGGCAGTAAAATTTTTAATTTATTGCTATTACTTGTCCTGTTTATTGTGTTGTTTTGGTGTTGGTTTCTTATATTTAATTTTATAGGTTTTTTATGGATATTGAGGCTGAATTAAGTTCTATTTTTTCTCAGAGATCGTCTGGGCCTTTTTTGTTTTTAGGTTCTGGGTTTTCTAGAAGATATATTGGATTAGAGGATTGGGATGGGTTGTTGAGTCGTTATTGTTTAATGGGAAGGCCTTATAATTTTTATAAAAGTAGCTCTAATAATAAAACTCCAGTTTCTGCTCAAATAATAGCAGATGAGTTTCATGATTTTTGGTGGGAGGGAGCTGATTATGCGCCTAGTAGGGAACGTTATTCTAGCCTAATCTCTGATAGGACTTCTCCTCTTAGATTAGAGATTTGCGATTATATTAAGAATAAAAATTTACAAGAAATACCGTCAGATATTTCCGAGGAAATAGAAGCTCTTAAGGAGTGTGATGTTGATGGTGTAATTACTACAAATTGGGATGTTTTTGCGGAGAGCCTGTTTCCGGGTCATAAGGTATATGTAGGGCAAAAAGAGCTTCTTTTTTCCAATACGATGAATGTTGGGGAGATTTATAAAATTCATGGATGTTGTAATTTTCCTGAGTCTTTAGTTTTAACTCAATCGGACTATGAGGATTATAATAATAGAAATGCATATTTAGCGTCAAAGTTAATTACAATTTTTGTTGAGCATCCAATTATTTTTATAGGTTATTCTATTTCTGATCCAAATATTCGTGAGATTTTAAAATCTATATCATTGTGTATTGGTGCGGAAAATATAGATAAGCTTAGGGATAATCTAATTTTTATTGATAGAAATGAACCTCCTGGAGGGCCAGTGATTGAGGTCTCATATCTTCAGTTTGAGTCTGTTCAAATACCTATTAAAGTGGTAAAAACAAAAAATTTTACTCCTATCTATGATGCAATTTCTCAATTTGAGCGTAAGCTTCCCGCTAGGGTTTTAAGGTTTTGTAAGGAAAGGGTTTACGAGATAGTTAAAGGGCAAAATCCGGATAGGAAAATTGCTGTTGTTGATTATGATGAGATAGAGCATAAAGATGATATAGAGGTTGTTTTTGGACTTGGCGTGATAGGTAAGCTTGGGGAGACTGGCTATAAAGGGATTTCGGTTGAGGATTTGTTTGAGGATCTTATTATGAAAAATAAAGGATTCGATCCTGATATGCTAATTAAAAGTACGATTTCATTGTTGCCGAGAAGAACTAGATTTGTCCCTATTTTTAAGTATTTAAGAGAGCTTGGGGTTATATCTAAGAGCGATTACGATAAATCAGGGTTTGATCTTGATAGGCTTGTCGTTAAAAAAGATGCTGACTTTGCCACAGGCAGTGTTATGCAGGCCTCAAGATATAGTGGTTATTCTTTTTCTGATTTTATGGAAAATGCAACTGAGTCTGAAATAGTAAGTATTACCCCATTGCTATCGAATGTAGATTTAGATGTATTGGGGGATTATCTTAAGAGGAATTATTCCTATCTTATTGGTTGTGGTAATAGGTATCATTTTCGGAGATTGATGGCATATTATGATTGGAAATTGTACGGATTTTAAATGTCTTTACATTTTCTCCGCCAGGCTCTTTATCGCCTCGATATACCAGGCCTGATCATTAATTCTATGTGTCAAGATAATCGGCGAAGTCGCCTGCGGCTCTTTCACTAAGCGATAGTGCAGGTCATTACGCAGGCGCGCCGATGTGGGGATTAAGCACAGCCCCGAATCGGCGGCCACTAGACCTAGGGCGGCTTGGATCTCACCTGCCTCATAGACCTCCGCCGGTCGGACGCCCTGGTCGTGCAATAAATGCAGGACGTGATCGGCAAAACTCGGTCTAGGTTCTTTTGGGTACACAATCAGTTTTTGCCCCTGTACCTTTTTCAAGCTTATAGGTTCATCCGAATCTGCTAAATCCGAGCTGGGTGGAAGTGCCAAAGCCAGCTGTTCTTCCCGCAGCACCGTTCTTTGCACCGACGCATCATTTAGCCGTATCCGCCCAAAGCCCACATCAATCCGTCCCGACTTCAAAGCCTCCAACTGCTGCATGGAGGTCAGCTCCACCGTCTGCATATCCACTTCCGGATACTGATGCCTTAGCTTGCGCATCAAGGCGGGCAGGCCGCCATACAGAGTAGAAGCCACAAAGCCTATCGAGAGGGTTTGTCGTTGATGCAGCCCGATCTGCCGTGTTGTATGCACCAGTTGATCCACCCGGCTCAATATCTGCAAGGCCTGCTCATAAAACACCCGTCCGGCCTCGGTCAGCCGCAAGGGGCGGTTATTGCGCAGTAGCAGCGTGACACCCAGCTCTTCTTCCAGCAATTGGATCTGTCGGCTGAGCGGGGGCTGAGCCATATGCAGGCGTTCGGATGCCCGTGTGAAGTTGCGGGTTTCGGCAACGGCCACAAAATATTTGAGCTGACGTAGATCCATAAGGGAAAACCATACCTAGGCTGAATTGATGGTGTTTAGTTTCTTGATTTTTAATATTTATATCAGAAACTATACTCTTAAGGTATAGAACTAGACCTATTTAGTCTTGGAAATAGCGGGCCTGATTCGTGTTCAATCAAGCCATGGAACACACGCGATCTTCTCAACTTTTAGCAGCTCCGGCCCTGATCGAACGGGTGGAGACTTTGCTGCTGGATCTGCCTACGATCCGTCCTCATCAATTGGCGATGACGACCATGCAAGGCCAGACTTTGATGCTGGTGCGCTTGTACTGTTCGGACGGTACGGTGGGTGTCGGCGAGGGCACGACCATTGGTGGTCTGGCCTACGGCGCCGAGTCGCCCGAAGGCATGAAGCTGGCCATCGACACCTATTTCACTCCCTTGCTGCTGGGCGCCAATGCCAATGCTGTGCCTGCCATCATGGCCCGCTTGAACACGGCGATTCAGGATAACCGTTTTGCCAAGAGTGCGGTCGAAACGGCGCTGTTTGATGCCTTGGGCAAGCGCACCGGTCTGCCGGTTTCGCACCTGCTGGGTGGTCGCATGCGCGACAGCCTGCCGGTGGCCTGGACACTGGCGTCGGGCAATACCGCCAAGGATATTGATGAAGCCGAGCGCATGTTGGCGCAGGCTCGTCACCGTATTTTCAAACTGAAGATTGGTCGCCGCCCGGTAAAGGACGATGTGGCGCACGTGGCGGCCATCAAGAAAGCGGTGGGTGACCGTGCAGATGTTCGCGTGGATGTGAACATGGCCTGGAGCCCCTTGCAAGCCCAGTACGGGCTGGCTGGTCTGGTTGATGCAGGTTGCTCCCTGGTAGAGCAGCCGGTACGACGCGCCGATGCGCTGGCTGACCTGAAAGGTCGCTTCCCGATTGCCTTGATGGCCGATGAATCCCTGACTGGCCCGGCCTCTGCCTTTGAGCTGGCCCGTGACTGTGCTGCCGACGTGTTCGCCATCAAGATTGAACAGTCCGGTGGTTTGCGTGCAGGCTTGCAAGTCGCCGCGATTGCCGAAGCCGCTGGTATTGAATTGTATGGCGGCACCATGCTGGAAGGCGCGATCGGTACGGTTGCCGCTGCCCATGTGTTTGCCACAGTGAACCAATTGCAGTGGGGCACGGAACTGTTCGGGCCCTTGCTCTTGACCGAGGAAATCCTGGCAGAGCCGTTGAATTACAGCAATTTTGAATTACAGATACCTCAAGGGCCGGGTTTGGGTATCGTACTGGACGAGGATCGTGTCCAGTATTTCCGCCGCGACAGGACACAAATCAGTGTTGGCTCGGCTGCCTAGGCGCAATAAGAAGCCAGTCGTAGCGGCTTTGCTTGGAACACTTTTTTCAGGATATTAGGAGACACAGAATGAGCGTTAAGATTTTTGATACCCCCGATGTACAAGACTTCCTGCGTTTGGCTTCCGGCCTGGATCAGCCTGGTGGCAATCCACGCGTCAAGCAGATCATGTACCGCATCATCAGCGATCTGTTCAAGACCATTGAAGATCTGGAAATTACCAACGACGAGTACTGGGCAGCCGTGGCTTACCTGAACCGTCTGGGTACGGCCAGCGAAGCCGGTCTGCTTTCTCCCGGTCTGGGCTTTGACCGTTTCCTGGACATGCGCATGGACGCCATGGACAAGGAACTGGGTCTGGACAACGGGACTCCACGCACCATTGAAGGTCCTTTGTACGTATCGGGAGCTCCTGTGGCGCAAGGTTTTGTTCGCCTGGATGACGGTTCCGATACCGCTGGCGAAACTTTGATCATGCACGGTGTCGTGGCTGCTGCGGACGGCAAGCCTATCGCGGGTGCTCAGGTTGAAGTCTGGCACGCCAATACCAAAGGCTTTTATTCGCACTTTGACCCCACCGGCGAGCAACAGCCCTTCAATATGCGCCGCACCATCATTACCGATGAGAACGGTCGCTACAAGTTCCAGAGCATTGTGCCCAAGGGCTACGGCTGTCCTCCGGATGGTCCTACCCAAGGCCTGCTGAACGAGCTGGGCCGCCACGGTAACCGTCCTGCGCACATTCACTTCTTTGTGACGGCTCCTGGCCACCGCAAGCTGACCACGCAGATCAATATTGACGGTGATCCGCTGGTGTATGACGACTTCGCCTACGCCACTCGCGACGGTCTGGTGCCACCACTGACCGAGCACACGGATCCTGCCCGTATCGCTGCCGAAAACCTGGATGGTCCTTTTGCAGAGATCGTGTTTGATATTTCCTTGACCCCCTTGGTCGATGGCAAGGACAACCAGATCGTGAATCGTCCACGTCTGGCTGCCTAAGTACTGATTCAGTCCAGGGCCTGTGTTTGCCAAGTCAAACCAGGCCCTGGGCTGACTTGTTTTTGCTGTGCCTGACGTAAGGGCCAAGCCCATCCGTGGCGTCAGTGCTTTATACGGAGAACGGAGTGATCGATAAACAGGTAAGCAGTGTTGCACAGGCTTTGCATGATGTGCAGGACGGCGCCACGATTCTGGTCGGTGGTTTTGGAACGGCTGGCATACCCACGGAGTTGATCGACGGTCTGATCGAGCAAGGCGCTCGCGACCTGACCATCGTTAACAACAACGCGGGTAATGGCGATGTGGGGCTGGCGGCTTTGCTTAAAACGGGCCGGGTACGCAAGATTATTTGCAGCTTCCCCCGTCAGGCTGATTCCTGGGTATTTGATGACTTGTATCGCAGCGGCAAGATCGAGCTGGAGCTGGTGCCTCAAGGCAATCTGGCCGAACGATTGCGCGCCGCCGGTGCGGGTATCGGTGGCTTTTTCTGCCCCACAGGCTATGGCACAGAGCTGGCCAAGGGCAAGGAAACACGTTTGATCAATGGTCGCTGGCATGTCTATGAAGAGCCCATTCATGGAGATGTCGCCCTGATCAAGGCCGAGCGGGGGGACCGTTGGGGGAATTTGACCTACCGCATGGCGGCGCGCAACTTTGGTCCGGTCATGGCGACCGCGGCGCGCACCACCATTGCCAGTGTGTTTGAACTGGCGGAATTGGGTCAGCTGGACCCTGAAACCATTGTGACGCCCGGCATTCACGTGCGCCGCGTCGTGGTGGTGCCACGCAGTCGCACAGAAGCAGGTGGGTTCAAGGCATGAACGGACAGAGCATGAAGGGGGACAGCATGACGCTCAATTAT
This genomic window from Alcaligenes faecalis contains:
- a CDS encoding muconate/chloromuconate family cycloisomerase gives rise to the protein MEHTRSSQLLAAPALIERVETLLLDLPTIRPHQLAMTTMQGQTLMLVRLYCSDGTVGVGEGTTIGGLAYGAESPEGMKLAIDTYFTPLLLGANANAVPAIMARLNTAIQDNRFAKSAVETALFDALGKRTGLPVSHLLGGRMRDSLPVAWTLASGNTAKDIDEAERMLAQARHRIFKLKIGRRPVKDDVAHVAAIKKAVGDRADVRVDVNMAWSPLQAQYGLAGLVDAGCSLVEQPVRRADALADLKGRFPIALMADESLTGPASAFELARDCAADVFAIKIEQSGGLRAGLQVAAIAEAAGIELYGGTMLEGAIGTVAAAHVFATVNQLQWGTELFGPLLLTEEILAEPLNYSNFELQIPQGPGLGIVLDEDRVQYFRRDRTQISVGSAA
- a CDS encoding 3-oxoacid CoA-transferase subunit A; protein product: MIDKQVSSVAQALHDVQDGATILVGGFGTAGIPTELIDGLIEQGARDLTIVNNNAGNGDVGLAALLKTGRVRKIICSFPRQADSWVFDDLYRSGKIELELVPQGNLAERLRAAGAGIGGFFCPTGYGTELAKGKETRLINGRWHVYEEPIHGDVALIKAERGDRWGNLTYRMAARNFGPVMATAARTTIASVFELAELGQLDPETIVTPGIHVRRVVVVPRSRTEAGGFKA
- the catA gene encoding catechol 1,2-dioxygenase, which produces MSVKIFDTPDVQDFLRLASGLDQPGGNPRVKQIMYRIISDLFKTIEDLEITNDEYWAAVAYLNRLGTASEAGLLSPGLGFDRFLDMRMDAMDKELGLDNGTPRTIEGPLYVSGAPVAQGFVRLDDGSDTAGETLIMHGVVAAADGKPIAGAQVEVWHANTKGFYSHFDPTGEQQPFNMRRTIITDENGRYKFQSIVPKGYGCPPDGPTQGLLNELGRHGNRPAHIHFFVTAPGHRKLTTQINIDGDPLVYDDFAYATRDGLVPPLTEHTDPARIAAENLDGPFAEIVFDISLTPLVDGKDNQIVNRPRLAA
- a CDS encoding LysR family transcriptional regulator, which encodes MDLRQLKYFVAVAETRNFTRASERLHMAQPPLSRQIQLLEEELGVTLLLRNNRPLRLTEAGRVFYEQALQILSRVDQLVHTTRQIGLHQRQTLSIGFVASTLYGGLPALMRKLRHQYPEVDMQTVELTSMQQLEALKSGRIDVGFGRIRLNDASVQRTVLREEQLALALPPSSDLADSDEPISLKKVQGQKLIVYPKEPRPSFADHVLHLLHDQGVRPAEVYEAGEIQAALGLVAADSGLCLIPTSARLRNDLHYRLVKEPQATSPIILTHRINDQAWYIEAIKSLAEKM